The Colletes latitarsis isolate SP2378_abdomen chromosome 1, iyColLati1, whole genome shotgun sequence genomic interval tcgctgcatatccttcgtaTCGCTTAATTACTCTTCTATTGGAATACATAGGCAAGGGTGACTATATCTACACGACATTCCACTTTTTGAATTTCCCGTTGCGTTGGGTTTCCGGCTAATATGTTCTGTTTTCCTAATTTCTTCGCGTTTGTTCGATCGCTACTGCTTCAAGAACTATCTCGAGCTAACTCAGAGTCATCGATAAAAAACCTAGAATGAACACAGACGACAAAAAGAAGAAACTTGAAGAGACTAAACACGGACAAAGCGTGATATTCGAATCGTTTATTCCGATTTCTTGGCGCCTAATCGGTTTGAAATTTCCGTTTCGGACGTTGAGCTGTTATTTTTTTTAGGTTTTCGAAAACGCCCATGCATGCGTCGCGACACGGGTTTTCTTCTCGGTGTTGGAGATCTGGCCACTCTTGAAACTGAAACAATTTACCCACCGTCTCTGCGATGTCGACAATATATAGGATGCGTTCATTCGTTTATGGCTTTCTAACGCTTCGAATGCTAACAAATTACCTACGTATCGCACGCTGGTTTGATCGTGCCACGCCAcacaaccttccgcagtgttttGTTTCCACATGCACCTCGTACACTGTTCCTGGAAATGGCAAAGGTTAAGAGCGTCGCTTGGCAAGCCGCTATCGAACGTTCGGGTTCACCGATCGGTGCACGATCCTTGCCATTTTCAATCTTGATTTACGAATTTCCTGACGTTTAGAAACGCGTGTTACGAAGCAAAAGGTGATCGCAAGGTTTCGTTCCACAACTATCAAAGTCGAATTACGAACAGTGTAGAAAgagaaattattcaaattttcaGCCGGTTCCGTCGGTTAACGAAATTGCCCGTTTCCTGTTTGTTTCTGCTGACTTTTTGTCAATTATCTCCGTGAGCAGTTTCAGCAACGTTGTTACATATTGTCGAAGCGTTTTGCGCTCACCTCAGGGTTTTCGCGTTAAAGCTGTAAGTACTTAGCGAAAGTAAGATTTACCGCCATTGCAAGGTGCAGTAAGTCTCACTTACGCTTATACAACTTACATCAGGGTATCAAGGTGGCTCGATAGACGCTCAAGGCACCTCTCTCGGCGAACAGTGCACGGAATATTAAGAACATTATCTCCGTGTTTCTTGCAAACTTTTATTAGTCGCTTGTTTTTGCGTTCTTTCGATTTCGATCGCGAACAATCGATGAAATCAGCCGAGCACTGTTCGCCGCGATGGCGGGACCATTCATCGCGATACATCGCAATTAGAAATAGCATTAGGCCATTTCATAAGCCCTTGCGTATTTAAGTATGTGTATTCGAACGTACAAAGTTCTACCGGATCAAACCACGAGACGTCCATCGAGGCTTATGTTCAGTTTTCTTGTTCAACCTGTCGTTGAAGCGAGTCCGAGTAAGATGAGTAACAGTTTTTAGCTTGAAATTAACGCAAGGAAAATTTATATTAGGGATCTGGTTTTGCAATTCGACGAAGGAAAATATTAATAGTTGTTGCTAGTGTCAGTAAAATTTATGGTAGGCTGCCAAGTTGAGACTACTTTTTGAAAAAATTCACAGATCATTTTACGTTATTCGAATCCAAGGAAAATACATAAATACATATAACATTTCCTACTTTTATTTGCAATATATTTATAGTTGAAAATGGACAATTGTTTACGATCAATAGTATCTCATGGCAAGAATTGATTATAGCAAGTGTAGGGAAGAATAGTTTCGCTCTGAataaattactgaaaatatactcaCACTTTGTATTTTGTTTGTATTAATATTTGATATTTGTTTTTTCTTAATAACATAAAAAGTTTGTacgaattaattatttaaagaaTGTGAACATGCTTCTGTACAGTTTTCATATTGCCTTTCACTGCTGTCGTCTAGAATGCGATAAAACTATTTCTTTAATGCTGACTGTGTTGCAATTCTATCGAGATAAAAAATGTAACTTTGCTATTCCATACGTGTTTAACCATTTTGACCGTGTTTGATGTTCACAAACCATATCGCTGATCATAAAATCTGTTAATAATCAAAAATCAGTATCTAAATCTCGAGAGTTCAGTATTAAAACTAGCAAAAAAAGAAATGTAATTTTTACTCGCGGGGCCATTTGAAATCCATTGTGCAAAAGAAACGAACGATATTCAAGATCAACGAGAAAGAATACAAAATGGATTTGAAACTAATCGAAGAAGATCCATAACTGAAAAAGTATGATATACAGAGTGGAAGAAGACTGGACATCCAAGAGTATCTCTGTAGatggatattaaaaaataaataaatatacgcaAAGACTCGTGAAATGACCCAGTACACATAGTGATGCTTAGTGTTTATACTAAACAGAAAAGTGTTTAATGGTAACTGGCAACTACATGTGTTGTTTTGTTTCTTGTCCATGATAGGGACAATGACTTAACGCCTATCGAGGGTGGTCAGCTTTCCAACAACAAAGTGTGCTCAGGACACTCTAGTAACCGTTGtgcgaataatagtaataataataatggtaaCAATAAGAATAACGTGGGTGGCCCGCTGATGCCCGTGGCACATCTGAACGGTCAAGTGAGCGGTATCAGTGGTCGGGGGTTGGCGGGTACGTCGTCGCACGGGGCCGCGACATCGTCGAACTCGATAGTATTTAGCGCGGCCGAGTCTTGCAACCCCCTGCCGTCGCTAAGTACCAGTAATCCGTTCAACCACTTTTCGGGAAACATGGACTTGGAATTCGAGCTCTTCCCCAGTTCCACATGGGACTTGGATAGTAGCAGCGGGTGGGCAGATAGGCCCGAATCGAGAGCGAGCGGGCCACCAAACTCACGACCACCTTCCCAGCCAGCCCCGACATCTCCGAGTCCCCAGGGAACGTTCTCCTCTAATTCGGCGGTGGCGCCTCACTGCAGTCCCCTACGCGCGTTCAGCCCGACCTCAGGCAATGCGGCTCACACCTTCAGTAATTCGTTCCCCTTCAGTCCGCTTCAGGAATCACAGACGTCCTCCTTGACGAACAGCGCCGCTAGTAGCGTTAGCGCGAACGGTGCCGCTGGATTGACGCCCAAGAGACAGGATGAAGGGAAGACCGGGTGCTCGACCACCAACCAGTCCGCCATGGAGGCCAACAACGCGAGAAACAATGCGACCTCCGTCGCTGGTGGTAACCCCGCGACCGGGCAGACCGGCGCCGCCGCGAGCGTCGTTGAAACTCAAAACAGTGTTGTGTCCACCGAATCCGGCAGGCtcagaaacttgttgaccaAGGGGGCTAGTGCTAGTGAGGACAGTCAGGACAATACGAATAACGATTCCGAGAGCCAAAATAAGCATAGGATATTAAAGATCTTGTTGAACCAGCCGGACGAGGACGATTTTCATCCCGAGCATAATAATAAAGTGCGCACGAGTCCTAGCAACATGCCGAAACAGAGCATGGAGCATTCGAAATCTACGCTTGGAAATAATATGCTGTTACAGGTAAACAGGCTGATCTTTGCATGATCCACAAGGCGGTACCGGACTAGTACCACCCCCATCGCTTAATCCTAGAAAGATCCAGCCAGTAACCGTCGTTTTCAAGACCAACGAATGCTACGTCGAGATCATCTTTTCCATacttttttcattaaaaaattatctttgaGTCTCTTGACTCCTTGCTGTACAACTGCAAGTTTGATTCGTTgtaatgtcaagtttcacaataaaAAATCCGTGAGctttgcttgtaattaacccccacgacAAGGGGTTAAGAGTAATTGCAGTTTCGCATGTTAAGAAACAAATAATATGAATAATGTAGCTCAGAAAAATTGATTTATTTGTGTACGCTACCATTGTACTTTGtcgcttttttttctttttgttttcaaTCCAGAATACATAAGCGACaataaataattctttaatagTACATTGTAAAGAATTCATGACTGGTGAACTCGACAAGTCCGTTCCTTGGTCTTTCTAGGTTTTTAATCCAGTGTTTCTCGAACTTCATATTCCAAACGCTTCCCCGTTGATGGCGCTGGTGTACTGTGTCTTTGCGACAACTTCCATAATTGCTAATAAATATGGATTTATGTTTATAATAGGAAGTATAAACTTCCCCCAGATTATGTTATTCTACTAATTGGTAGCTTTCCAATTTGTGATACCGGAACTAGTTCCGTGTCTTTTATTGGCATTTGAAATTAATTAGGTAGCCAAGTTTGGGAATGTTAAATGCTGACCACTAGACAATAGATATTTGCATAGTTCATTATTCGTTGTGGAAATAACAATCCTCGTTGAAACGTGCTCCATTTTAAAtatatgtaaaataaaaattactgtaCTAAGGTGCTCTTTGTGAAGATCTTTACCATTATGCGTATATTTTAAGTCGTGTACAAAATTGTAGGCTCTAATATTAAATCTAATAATTTTATAGTCATAAAAAGTTATATTTACATAGCTTCCTTTTACGGTAATttgatttttttatatattttttggtTAAGCaacgtataaaaataaatatgaacaaaaattcagtaaatgcgcagttttattaaattgatttaGTATTATTTGATAATGAAATAATTTCTTCTGTTGAGTAAACGCAAACAATAAATCCAATACAACTTCTAATTCTAATATATGAAttatatacaaaataataaatatgcaCAACATTTTGTGGATAGTCATACAAAAAATTTTTAGTGATATTGCTTCTCAGAAATTAACTTGAATcatattactatttttaatgtTTTTACTATTAACGACAGAAAACTTTTCACCAGTTATTTTTAACAAAACTGAAATACTATGAAGTacattttattaatttcattatataagtttcttttttcttttgagAGTTCGTGGGCACTTACGACCATGTTTGTTAACCTCAAGGGATCCGTGGAccacagtttgagaaacactggctCAATCGATTCCGACAGCTTTATGCCCTTTCCCTTCTTCCATTCTTATATGCGTCTCAAAGGAATGCGGTCAGCCAAAATGTCCttcgtaatttaatttttatcttcGAGATTTTtgggttattattattatattttatcatcATGTTGGCGTTACATGTGACACTATATTTGTACTACGATGAACACATAGTATATAATCATTGCATAAATTCTTGATGAGGAATCAAAACAAGGATGAAACGTTGAATCATCTTAATTATGTTATAAACATGATCGCGCCTACGTAGGGCTTAAGAGAATATACATCTTAGCAAAGGCATACTGTATCGTTACGTTCATTTTAATTGTTGTTTTCGAGTTTTTGAAAGAAGCGAATTATTGGCTGATTGCTGTCTTTATCCTGCAGTAGTGTTGTCATCAGAAACATGTAATTTCTTAGTGGTACAGTATACTAATCTGTTCTTTATGCCTCGTTTTTCAAGTTATTGAATGAGAAAAATGACGACGAAGATGAAGAGGCTCGCGCTGGTTTGAAGAAGAGAAACGAACTTTTACAACAGCTTTTGAAAGACCAAGACGACGAGAGGAAAGTACAAGAGCAACAGGTAGGCGATCATTAGCATAACACGTTCTAATTATTTTGCAAGATTCCAAGATTACTTTTAGGAATCAATAATTCTTCTTAATCGCAAAAACGACCAAGGAAATAATGAACTTACTTCGGTTTGCCTTTTATCATGAAATGTATGGATATtcgttttcatatttattttctaAACTCATTAAGTATGAAATTATCGTTTCTTCAAAATTCAATCAATGGGTGACTTATCAAACGCGTTGAACAGTGCAAATCACAGGCTCGGGAAGAAGATCATCTGTTGCGGAGTCTTGGATTTCGAAACACCACGCCGTCGCCGTCCCAATCGGGCGACAACGTTGGACTTGGTGGATCAACTCAGGTCGGGCAAAAGAGACCGGGCGAGGATGGCGATTTGAACATAGCTGTGAAACGGCCCATGGACGGTTCGCACCAAGTCTCCTCTTCCGGTACATCCACCAATGCAACGAGCAAACTATgggaaaaaaataaaatgctGGCGTCGCTGTTAGCTAAACAACCGCCACAGCCAACTACTATCCCACCAATACCTGCGTCTGTGATATCGGCAACGCCACAGGTAATCGAACGTTTAATTGGTGGCTCATACTCCTAATTTATTTCTCTTAGACGTAGGAGATCTGCCGTACCTTCTGCTTTGCTTTATTCGTTTAAAcggattatttttttttcatttactcGTCCACAGTATTGTCCAATTTTGTCATCAGAGGAAATGATACTTTACTTTGTTTGCTACGCAGGATAAACTGCTTCGTTTAGGATTGAAACCACAACCACAACAGCAGCAgtcacaacaacagcagcagcagcagcagcaacagcagcagcagcagcagcagcaacaacagcaacaacagcagcagcagcagcagcagcaacaacaacaacaacaacagcagcagcaacagcagcagcagcagcaacagcagcaacagcaacaacaacaaccttGGACGGGTGGCAGTATGCAATCCGTTGGTGGTAACAACACGATTACGACAACTGCAACTTCCGCGCGTACTCCTCTCCAAAGCCAGTCGAGACAACTACCTCGTCAAACAACCAATGCCTACCTCAGTCATATGCTAAGTCAggtaataagaaaataattcttcAGTAGCTTAACACCTCTTTCTATAAGATCGTCACTTTTCGACTATCGTTAGTAACTGTACTTGATGATTAAGATCAATTTAATTATAGTTTGTGGTTTGTATAATCTACTACATcactttttaaatgtttaatctcTTTTTTAATTATGCTTATTACAGTTGTATAGAATTGCAATTCATTGCATACAATGGTTGCAGTGTATTTTGCAATACGTGTCCTTGTTCTTATATTAGATTCAAGGGAAAagattattgtaaaaaattcccattaaaatgaaatttacgaTAGTAGCCAATCTTGTATACGGTAATATATTAACGTGTTGCGTGACAGTAATTCGTATTTAGATTAAATCGACATGAAACTAAAGATTGTGCGTAAGTTAAATAACATTCTGGTTTTAATGGGAATCTCAATTACAATTCTTATTCCTTTGCAGCCACAAAGATCCCAGATGAGTCAGATGGATTCAGAATTCACAAGCAGCGGGGAGTATCATCAAACAAGCACTGATCCAAGCAGTTGGGACAACCAGTCGTCGGATCCTGACCTTTCCGACATTTTGGATCAAGTGATAGAGTTCGTGCCGGATGAAGCTATTACAGGTACATGATTAACTTTTTTTCTATTCGTTTAATAATCGATTCCTGATATGTGTTTATCTTATAATTACTCCCTAATAAATATGCTTTCCGAATATAATTCTGTACTTTCGCTGTCACAGCATAACTGCAATGCTCGCGATTTTGCTTTCTCTaacaatagtttccaagatatttgtGAGTAATAAGTTAACACATTCATGGGATGACAAAGGTATTACTCGTGACAGCGAAAGTAGTATCATCATGGacacaataatttttattcaataGAGTCGTCTGCGATAGCAAATCTCCTAGACGTAATTGAAGCACCACAAAACAATGTCATGAACGAGAAAATGGCGATTAACGCGATACAGAAGTCGTTGATGTTATGCGAGACTGCCGTAAATCCAACGTCTTCCACCATAACAATTCCTGGCACGCCTCCAGCTTACTCTACCGCGGTAAGTTAACACCTTTCCACGCATTTTTATAATGATCGTATAATAATCGTAATACATCGTTGTCACTGGTTCTGTTTAGTCTATGACATTTATCGGCGTACGTGTCACACGCGCCGGTATCACTTGCCATTAATTAATACTTTCGACTGGTGAAATTTCAGTTGGGTACTACACCTGTAACGACGAGCCATAGTTACCAGCCACCACCGATGTATCAGCAACAGCCCAGGATAAGGTTTAACACGCAACAAGGCGTCAGGCAGGCTACCACTCAATTCACACAGCAGCAACAATTACAGCTGCAACAGCAACGGACGAAATTGatacaacagcaacagcaacaacaattaAAACAGAGGCTgctgcagcaacagcagcagcagcaattaCTCATTCCTTCCAATGCTACAGCTACGGACCAAATTACAACCGGCATTCATAATATTGATAACCTTCTCAACAATACTGTTGCACCTAACGTGTCGTTACAGGTAAGCTGTTAAATTACTAATATAATAATACACTACGCAGTTACACTTTTGTATGTTGGTATATTGGGTGTCCCACGTAATTGGGGAAAGCTATATCTCTAAAACGGTTAgagatgcaaaaaaaaaaataaacgcgTTGAATTTGTTCGTTTCAGCGGTCGAGTGTCCCAGATTCACAAGTTTCTCCAGGTTATGGGGGATCCGTCCAAATGCCTTCCGGTCACCGACTTGCTCACTCGTACTCCCATCCGTCAACGTTACCACAACAGTAAGCAGTTCGAACTGACGCTCTTAATTGCCCATTAGCTGTTACGTAACGCGGCGCTTTTATTTCTAGCCCCATTGTAAACAATAATTTCAACAGTGGTCAACAAGTGTCTGCCGCAGCACGACTCTCACCGCATTCTCCTGCTGGTATTTTGTCGTTCTCTCATCCGCAGCCGTTGTCACCACGAGTGACGCAAGTACGTTTCAAGTGTCGTTTAATTATACAAGGTGTCCTAAATGCCTGTCGCGtagttcatttttatttttaagctTCACTTTCGTTCAGTCAATCGGAAGGGTGCATCGGTCGCTCCCGAAGTACCGATATTTCTGCTTAAACCTTTCGCTCATGAAAAAGAGAATAGTCTTAATTGTTATCGtgcattttattaatattttgttcgtgTCTACTGGCGATTGAATCGAGACGTGTTAAGATACTGTTGACACATTGCCATCGAATGGAAATGATTTAAACGTCATTAAAACATGCAACTGTCGTTTCAATATACATTAATTATATCAAGTGTTAAATTTCCATCAGAAATAAACGTGATGATACAAAGTAATAATTATAGTAAATGAGGCAATCCAAAATTTAAACACGAATTAGTATGATACGAGAATCTACTAAACGCCCGatagaaagaataatgaaaaatcATAAGCGAAAGGACTAACGCCGTGCGCATAGTTTACATTATTTTTTATGTTTGATGATGGGAATGCCGaattttttttcatattttttttctttattataaGGGCAACTATGGTAATACCCCGAGACTGTTCAACGTTAACCAGGTGAGATCGCAACAACAGCCCACCGCGCAGCAACAGCAAAGATCGATGCCGTCGCCAGGAACGCCAGCGTCTGCTCGACAGTCTCCGTTTCCGGCGGAAACCTTCCCCCCACCTACATCCCCCACAGCTAGCCAATTTCCACCTGGTCCTAATCCTGGTGCACCAAATCCTTCTGCCCAATATCGGTTGCAACGGACCACATCTACGCCATCAGCCACGACTCAGTTGCCAGGTACATTGACTTTATGCTCATAACTCTCCTTTATCGGCATCGTATCATGAAACTTTATGTCGAG includes:
- the LOC143345172 gene encoding uncharacterized protein LOC143345172 isoform X6; the encoded protein is MSIAAAENAGPSPCELQDPLWVKMSAITGSITKKRKKSDSKSQSQINKCLNEKRRRNLESHFIDEIAELVSATDMSSGKTDKCQILQRAVDRMQHITQQKGSNSHAVQQGEVSSSNRNILSNDQVGLVLLEALDGFLFVVNTEGRVESVTDNITQYINYTKDDVLGKDIYNIIHHGDHNTFMPSLLPMSLGWTSEPQPQTKNRTFNCRFLVKPPDDKEETMEEKQQRVSKYESMQICSALLPSNSDRLESGDVSSESSDIGPCVMCVARRIPPNEKPIGSPIEQFTVKLDTTGKIVAVDVSWLSPPYSKYLTKVRDLIGTTIKDLCHPLDLSKLTAHLNDTLQVGQSTSGVYRLRVSPDKFLNIQTKSKLFKANVMNAHDTDFIMATNSIIGDNDLTPIEGGQLSNNKVCSGHSSNRCANNSNNNNGNNKNNVGGPLMPVAHLNGQVSGISGRGLAGTSSHGAATSSNSIVFSAAESCNPLPSLSTSNPFNHFSGNMDLEFELFPSSTWDLDSSSGWADRPESRASGPPNSRPPSQPAPTSPSPQGTFSSNSAVAPHCSPLRAFSPTSGNAAHTFSNSFPFSPLQESQTSSLTNSAASSVSANGAAGLTPKRQDEGKTGCSTTNQSAMEANNARNNATSVAGGNPATGQTGAAASVVETQNSVVSTESGRLRNLLTKGASASEDSQDNTNNDSESQNKHRILKILLNQPDEDDFHPEHNNKVRTSPSNMPKQSMEHSKSTLGNNMLLQLLNEKNDDEDEEARAGLKKRNELLQQLLKDQDDERKVQEQQCKSQAREEDHLLRSLGFRNTTPSPSQSGDNVGLGGSTQVGQKRPGEDGDLNIAVKRPMDGSHQVSSSGTSTNATSKLWEKNKMLASLLAKQPPQPTTIPPIPASVISATPQDKLLRLGLKPQPQQQQSQQQQQQQQQQQQQQQQQQQQQQQQQQQQQQQQQQQQQQQQQQQQQQQQQQQQPWTGGSMQSVGGNNTITTTATSARTPLQSQSRQLPRQTTNAYLSHMLSQPQRSQMSQMDSEFTSSGEYHQTSTDPSSWDNQSSDPDLSDILDQVIEFVPDEAITESSAIANLLDVIEAPQNNVMNEKMAINAIQKSLMLCETAVNPTSSTITIPGTPPAYSTALGTTPVTTSHSYQPPPMYQQQPRIRFNTQQGVRQATTQFTQQQQLQLQQQRTKLIQQQQQQQLKQRLLQQQQQQQLLIPSNATATDQITTGIHNIDNLLNNTVAPNVSLQRSSVPDSQVSPGYGGSVQMPSGHRLAHSYSHPSTLPQHPIVNNNFNSGQQVSAAARLSPHSPAGILSFSHPQPLSPRVTQGNYGNTPRLFNVNQVRSQQQPTAQQQQRSMPSPGTPASARQSPFPAETFPPPTSPTASQFPPGPNPGAPNPSAQYRLQRTTSTPSATTQLPGGLGSPRHYGGVSKEQPLLSPSHPHSGCPATPTHNQHNVTNTQQHFSNQQHSSMIYHTTANTINTADMQSNQFCYDRTSVPLYSSGPGDTQDARPLPPGNPVNHQLGGNASSTSEFVRQELRAIVGARTQQQQQQRVPNNIQNNLSGQVSQDDLDALGLTFEMSSAGEAVVSDGPAKSWAIGSAGSAPSSSRTSMEEVARGDPKVNQSSLLQKLLSE
- the LOC143345172 gene encoding uncharacterized protein LOC143345172 isoform X11 yields the protein MSIAAAENAGFSFGRRKKTPGTGSKEYERPSPCELQDPLWVKMSAITGSITKKRKKSDSKSQSQINKCLNEKRRRNLESHFIDEIAELVSATDMSSGKTDKCQILQRAVDRMQHITQQKGSNSHAVQQGEVSSSNRNILSNDQVGLVLLEDLIGTTIKDLCHPLDLSKLTAHLNDTLQVGQSTSGVYRLRVSPDKFLNIQTKSKLFKANVMNAHDTDFIMATNSIIGDNDLTPIEGGQLSNNKVCSGHSSNRCANNSNNNNGNNKNNVGGPLMPVAHLNGQVSGISGRGLAGTSSHGAATSSNSIVFSAAESCNPLPSLSTSNPFNHFSGNMDLEFELFPSSTWDLDSSSGWADRPESRASGPPNSRPPSQPAPTSPSPQGTFSSNSAVAPHCSPLRAFSPTSGNAAHTFSNSFPFSPLQESQTSSLTNSAASSVSANGAAGLTPKRQDEGKTGCSTTNQSAMEANNARNNATSVAGGNPATGQTGAAASVVETQNSVVSTESGRLRNLLTKGASASEDSQDNTNNDSESQNKHRILKILLNQPDEDDFHPEHNNKVRTSPSNMPKQSMEHSKSTLGNNMLLQLLNEKNDDEDEEARAGLKKRNELLQQLLKDQDDERKVQEQQCKSQAREEDHLLRSLGFRNTTPSPSQSGDNVGLGGSTQVGQKRPGEDGDLNIAVKRPMDGSHQVSSSGTSTNATSKLWEKNKMLASLLAKQPPQPTTIPPIPASVISATPQDKLLRLGLKPQPQQQQSQQQQQQQQQQQQQQQQQQQQQQQQQQQQQQQQQQQQQQQQQQQQQQQQQQQQPWTGGSMQSVGGNNTITTTATSARTPLQSQSRQLPRQTTNAYLSHMLSQPQRSQMSQMDSEFTSSGEYHQTSTDPSSWDNQSSDPDLSDILDQVIEFVPDEAITESSAIANLLDVIEAPQNNVMNEKMAINAIQKSLMLCETAVNPTSSTITIPGTPPAYSTALGTTPVTTSHSYQPPPMYQQQPRIRFNTQQGVRQATTQFTQQQQLQLQQQRTKLIQQQQQQQLKQRLLQQQQQQQLLIPSNATATDQITTGIHNIDNLLNNTVAPNVSLQRSSVPDSQVSPGYGGSVQMPSGHRLAHSYSHPSTLPQHPIVNNNFNSGQQVSAAARLSPHSPAGILSFSHPQPLSPRVTQGNYGNTPRLFNVNQVRSQQQPTAQQQQRSMPSPGTPASARQSPFPAETFPPPTSPTASQFPPGPNPGAPNPSAQYRLQRTTSTPSATTQLPGGLGSPRHYGGVSKEQPLLSPSHPHSGCPATPTHNQHNVTNTQQHFSNQQHSSMIYHTTANTINTADMQSNQFCYDRTSVPLYSSGPGDTQDARPLPPGNPVNHQLGGNASSTSEFVRQELRAIVGARTQQQQQQRVPNNIQNNLSGQVSQDDLDALGLTFEMSSAGEAVVSDGPAKSWAIGSAGSAPSSSRTSMEEVARGDPKVNQSSLLQKLLSE
- the LOC143345172 gene encoding uncharacterized protein LOC143345172 isoform X9, translated to MSIAAAENAGFSFGRRKKTPGTGSKEYERPSPCELQDPLWVKMSAITGSITKKRKKSDSKSQSQINKCLNEKRRRNLESHFIDEIAELVSATDMSSGKTDKCQILQRAVDRMQHITQQKGSNSHAVQQGEVSSSNRNILSNDQVGLVLLEALDGFLFVVNTEGRVESVTDNITQYINYTKDDVLGKDIYNIIHHGDHNTFMPSLLPMSLGWTSEPQPQTKNRTFNCRFLVKPPDDKEETMEEKQQRVSKYESMQICSALLPSNSDRLESGDVSSESSDIGPCVMCVARRIPPNEKPIGSPIEQFTVKLDTTGKIVAVDVSWLSPPYSKYLTKVRDLIGTTIKDLCHPLDLSKLTAHLNDTLQVGQSTSGVYRLRVSPDKFLNIQTKSKLFKANVMNAHDTDFIMATNSIIGDNDLTPIEGGQLSNNKVCSGHSSNRCANNSNNNNGNNKNNVGGPLMPVAHLNGQVSGISGRGLAGTSSHGAATSSNSIVFSAAESCNPLPSLSTSNPFNHFSGNMDLEFELFPSSTWDLDSSSGWADRPESRASGPPNSRPPSQPAPTSPSPQGTFSSNSAVAPHCSPLRAFSPTSGNAAHTFSNSFPFSPLQESQTSSLTNSAASSVSANGAAGLTPKRQDEGKTGCSTTNQSAMEANNARNNATSVAGGNPATGQTGAAASVVETQNSVVSTESGRLRNLLTKGASASEDSQDNTNNDSESQNKHRILKILLNQPDEDDFHPEHNNKVRTSPSNMPKQSMEHSKSTLGNNMLLQLLNEKNDDEDEEARAGLKKRNELLQQLLKDQDDERKVQEQQCKSQAREEDHLLRSLGFRNTTPSPSQSGDNVGLGGSTQVGQKRPGEDGDLNIAVKRPMDGSHQVSSSGTSTNATSKLWEKNKMLASLLAKQPPQPTTIPPIPASVISATPQDKLLRLGLKPQPQQQQSQQQQQQQQQQQQQQQQQQQQQQQQQQQQQQQQQQQQQQQQQQQQQQQQQQQQPWTGGSMQSVGGNNTITTTATSARTPLQSQSRQLPRQTTNAYLSHMLSQPQRSQMSQMDSEFTSSGEYHQTSTDPSSWDNQSSDPDLSDILDQVIEFVPDEAITESSAIANLLDVIEAPQNNVMNEKMAINAIQKSLMLCETAVNPTSSTITIPGTPPAYSTALGTTPVTTSHSYQPPPMYQQQPRIRFNTQQGVRQATTQFTQQQQLQLQQQRTKLIQQQQQQQLKQRLLQQQQQQQLLIPSNATATDQITTGIHNIDNLLNNTVAPNVSLQRSSVPDSQVSPGYGGSVQMPSGHRLAHSYSHPSTLPQHPIVNNNFNSGQQVSAAARLSPHSPAGILSFSHPQPLSPRVTQGNYGNTPRLFNVNQVRSQQQPTAQQQQRSMPSPGTPASARQSPFPAETFPPPTSPTASQFPPGPNPGAPNPSAQYRLQRTTSTPSATTQLPGGLGSPRHYGGVSKEQPLLSPSHPHSGCPATPTHNQHNVTNTQQHFSNQQHSSMIYHTTANTINTADMQSNQFCYDRTSVPLYSSGPGDTQDARPLPPGNPVNHQLGGNASSTSEFVRQELRAIVGARTQQQQQQRVPNNIQNNLSGQVSQDDLDALGLTFEMSSADFYGGSGSR